Proteins encoded within one genomic window of Nordella sp. HKS 07:
- a CDS encoding glycosyltransferase family 2 protein translates to MGGGLGYRNRIAAPPPAQGTRPILPRDWKLTLPKEGSGWADKAEFDELSRRSLTEHLTTIRCRGRLQPGEVAVLCVLRNEAARLPLFFAHYKKLGVDRFFMVDNNSDDGSHEMLLAEPLADVFHTTVPYFDSCFGTYWYNGLAREYCVGNWVLMADADELLVYDGMEAHGLRALGGWLEGQGFDRLFGIMLDIYPSGAVGQGGRTIAEVLDKDCWFDVEGYSARRIATGWIVHGGSRHRLFEKGATAAPISKYPFFRMTPETSLCNAHYVWPLDTRTNVAFGALLHLKLMDDFIRRSAVNEAEGQHWQGSLHYCSINRRLADAPDIVAVADRSRRYTGPESLIEHKIMSAIAWDSGERLDHARPYLAIGNIGWRFWRSSLPPPGKDWAQGAEFIALAERSLSEHLTPIRCRGALRVGEQGLICVLRDEIDRLPLFFEHYRSLGVTRFLMIDNGSSDGSHEFLLAQKDADVFLTHVPFRQGQAGLYWANGIARAFCIGHWILRVDADELLVYDGMEDHDLADLSRWLDAGGQDRLFAPLLDIYPSGPLAATQHGITEFLRHDCWFDPEGYELDRVRAGWNLTGGARRRLFGQKRTGPWPILSKYPFLRMTGETVIFSHHWQWPCDEVTEGPQGALLHFKLTDDLARRAERYAEQGQHFNGSEDYKAIAGQLAEHPDLTAFHEGSSRYRSPRSLVRQSFILPINWDEPTSPEEVEKRKHFLRPIPQPPERTKWVETLPDEGRVWEQRQAFNWQSHATLTEHMRIVRCRGPLAPGEIGLVCVVRNEADRLPLFFAHYKKLGVTRFFMVDNNSNDGSHAIISAEPMADIFLAHASYAEGLGGIYWVNGIAREFCRGCWMVHADIDELLVYDRVEERSLFQLGEWLEARNCDRLFALLIDVYPSGEIGRCDRSIAEILATDCWFDSDGYTEKRQKRGWLVTGGARHRLFNKGKDIHTHWLSKHPFIRMSEEMSIADAHFLWPVETEMPVARGALLHLKLMDDFRERSRRYAQEGQHAMSSRAYAIINEELTGMPRLVAHHAGSKRYEGPGSLMRHGLLQPIDWDA, encoded by the coding sequence ATGGGCGGCGGATTAGGCTATCGTAATCGGATTGCCGCACCGCCGCCTGCGCAAGGCACGCGCCCGATCCTACCCCGGGACTGGAAGCTGACACTTCCCAAAGAGGGAAGTGGCTGGGCCGACAAGGCGGAGTTCGACGAGCTTTCGCGTCGATCCCTCACCGAGCATCTGACGACGATCCGCTGCCGCGGCCGTCTGCAGCCGGGTGAAGTCGCGGTCCTGTGCGTCCTGCGCAATGAGGCGGCGCGCCTGCCGCTCTTCTTCGCGCACTACAAGAAACTCGGCGTCGACCGTTTTTTCATGGTCGACAACAATTCCGATGACGGCTCGCACGAGATGCTCCTCGCCGAGCCTTTGGCGGACGTGTTCCATACGACCGTTCCCTATTTCGACAGCTGCTTCGGCACCTATTGGTACAACGGCCTGGCCCGCGAATATTGCGTCGGCAACTGGGTCCTGATGGCCGATGCCGACGAATTGCTCGTCTATGATGGGATGGAAGCGCATGGCTTGCGCGCTCTCGGGGGATGGCTTGAAGGTCAGGGCTTCGACCGGCTTTTTGGCATCATGCTGGACATCTATCCGTCCGGCGCCGTGGGGCAGGGCGGCCGGACGATTGCGGAAGTTCTGGACAAGGACTGCTGGTTCGATGTGGAGGGCTATTCGGCGCGCCGCATAGCCACGGGTTGGATCGTGCATGGGGGATCCCGTCACCGCCTGTTCGAGAAGGGAGCGACGGCCGCGCCGATCTCGAAATATCCGTTCTTCCGGATGACGCCGGAGACATCGCTCTGTAATGCGCATTATGTCTGGCCGCTCGATACCCGGACGAATGTGGCCTTCGGCGCATTGCTTCACCTCAAGCTGATGGATGATTTCATCAGAAGATCGGCGGTGAATGAAGCCGAAGGGCAGCATTGGCAAGGCTCGCTGCACTATTGCTCGATCAACCGCCGTCTTGCCGACGCGCCGGACATCGTGGCGGTCGCCGATCGGTCGCGCCGTTATACGGGACCTGAGAGCCTCATCGAGCACAAGATCATGTCGGCGATCGCCTGGGACAGCGGGGAGCGTCTCGATCATGCGCGCCCCTACCTGGCCATCGGCAACATAGGCTGGAGGTTCTGGCGTTCCTCGCTTCCGCCGCCCGGCAAGGATTGGGCACAAGGGGCGGAGTTCATCGCGCTGGCGGAGCGTTCGCTCAGCGAGCACTTGACCCCGATAAGGTGTCGCGGGGCTTTGCGGGTGGGCGAGCAAGGATTGATCTGCGTACTGCGCGACGAGATCGACCGCCTGCCGCTCTTCTTCGAGCATTACAGATCGTTGGGCGTCACGCGCTTCCTCATGATCGACAATGGATCCAGCGACGGGTCGCATGAGTTCCTTCTCGCCCAGAAGGATGCCGATGTATTCCTGACCCACGTCCCCTTCAGGCAGGGACAGGCCGGGCTCTATTGGGCCAACGGCATCGCCCGCGCCTTCTGCATCGGACATTGGATCTTGCGTGTCGATGCCGACGAGCTCCTGGTCTATGACGGCATGGAGGATCACGATCTGGCGGACTTGTCGCGTTGGCTCGACGCCGGTGGGCAGGATCGTCTCTTCGCGCCGCTTCTCGACATCTATCCCTCGGGCCCGCTCGCGGCGACGCAGCATGGCATCACCGAGTTTCTCCGCCACGATTGCTGGTTCGACCCAGAGGGCTATGAGCTCGACCGCGTCCGCGCCGGCTGGAATTTGACGGGCGGAGCTCGCCGCCGGCTGTTCGGACAGAAGCGGACGGGACCGTGGCCGATATTGTCGAAATATCCGTTCCTCCGAATGACCGGCGAAACCGTCATCTTCAGTCATCACTGGCAATGGCCGTGCGATGAGGTGACCGAAGGCCCGCAGGGCGCTCTGCTTCATTTCAAGCTGACGGACGATCTGGCAAGGCGCGCCGAGCGTTATGCTGAGCAGGGGCAGCATTTCAACGGATCGGAAGATTACAAGGCGATTGCCGGTCAACTCGCGGAGCATCCCGATCTCACCGCCTTTCATGAGGGTTCGAGCCGGTATCGCAGCCCGCGGAGCCTGGTTCGCCAGTCATTCATACTGCCGATCAACTGGGACGAACCGACCAGTCCCGAGGAGGTCGAAAAGCGGAAACACTTCCTGCGGCCGATTCCCCAGCCGCCGGAGCGGACCAAATGGGTCGAAACGCTGCCCGACGAGGGGAGGGTCTGGGAGCAACGACAAGCCTTCAACTGGCAATCGCACGCGACCTTGACCGAGCATATGCGCATCGTCCGGTGTCGGGGGCCGTTGGCGCCGGGCGAGATCGGCCTGGTCTGCGTCGTAAGGAACGAGGCTGACCGTCTGCCGCTATTCTTCGCGCATTACAAGAAGCTCGGCGTGACCCGGTTTTTCATGGTCGACAACAATTCGAACGACGGTTCGCACGCCATTATCTCGGCTGAACCCATGGCCGACATCTTTCTGGCGCACGCCTCCTATGCCGAGGGACTGGGCGGCATCTATTGGGTGAATGGGATAGCGCGCGAATTCTGCCGCGGCTGCTGGATGGTCCATGCGGATATCGATGAGCTGCTGGTCTATGATCGTGTGGAAGAGAGGAGCCTGTTCCAGCTGGGAGAGTGGCTGGAGGCGAGAAACTGCGACAGGCTTTTTGCCCTGCTGATCGATGTCTATCCCTCCGGCGAAATCGGACGGTGCGATCGTTCCATCGCCGAGATTCTGGCGACCGATTGCTGGTTCGACAGCGACGGATACACGGAGAAACGCCAGAAGCGCGGATGGCTGGTGACCGGCGGCGCGCGTCATCGGCTGTTCAACAAGGGGAAGGATATCCATACTCATTGGCTGTCAAAGCATCCGTTCATTCGGATGTCGGAGGAAATGAGCATCGCTGATGCCCATTTCCTTTGGCCCGTCGAAACCGAAATGCCGGTTGCCAGGGGCGCATTGCTGCATCTCAAGCTGATGGATGACTTTCGCGAGCGCAGCCGGCGCTACGCGCAAGAGGGCCAGCACGCCATGAGTTCCCGGGCCTATGCGATCATCAATGAAGAGCTCACCGGAATGCCCAGGCTGGTCGCCCATCATGCCGGCTCCAAGCGCTATGAAGGCCCCGGCAGCCTCATGCGGCATGGTCTCCTGCAGCCCATCGATTGGGACGCCTGA
- a CDS encoding vitamin B12-dependent ribonucleotide reductase: MKIERRYTKSGQDAYHGLDFRKAVSEIKNPDGSIVFRLENIEVPSSWSQVASDILAQKYFRKAGVPVALKRVEESTVPSWLWRSAPDDATLSALPVKERTRGEVSSKEVFNRLAGTWTYWGWKGGYFDSEEDARAFYDELCFMLATQKCAPNSPQWFNTGLHWAYGIDGPGQGHYYVDFETGKLVKSKSAYEHPQPHACFIQSVDDDLVNEGGIMDLWVREARLFKYGSGTGSNFSKLRGENEKLSGGGKSSGLMSFLKIGDRAAGAIKSGGTTRRAAKMVVVDIDHPDVEDYIEWKVKEEQKVAALVTGSKVVRKALSAIMKACVNCEGPGTDCFEIEKNPALKRAVKDARRNTVPDNYIKRVIQFARQGYTDLSFDTYDTDWDGEAYRTVSGQNSNNSVRVTDDFLNAVESDRNWDLTSRLTGKTIKTIPARELWDKIGYAAWASADPGIQFHTTINDWHTCPASGEIRASNPCSEYMFLDDTACNLASLNLLQFRQAEGTFDVASFEHGVRLWTIVLEISVLMAQFPSKEIARLSYEFRTLGLGFANIGGLLMTSGIPYDSHEGRAICGVLSAIMTGVSYATSAEMAKQLGPFPGFDKNRDHMLRVMRNHRRAAYGAAVGYEGVKTAPVPLDELSCLDKTLIAHARAAWDKAVTLGEAHGYRNAQSTVIAPTGTIGLVMDCDTTGIEPDFALVKFKKLAGGGYFKIINQAVPEALRTLGYGVEEIENIVSYAVGHGSLADSAALNHAALKAKGFGDAEIAKIEAGLASAFDIKFVFNKFTLGEAFCKSALKLTDEQLNDFSFDLLSHLGFSKADIERANIHVCGAMTLEGAPGLKNEHLPVFDCANPCGRLGKRYLSVDSHIRMMAASQPFISGAISKTINMPNDASVEECNAAYLLSWKLALKANALYRDGSKLSQPLSAQLIEDDEAEEDLAEQLAGKTQVQRVETIVEKIVEVMVKRDREVMPQRRKGYTQKAIVGGHKVYLHTGEYEDGRLGEIFIDMHKEGTALRAMMNNFAIAVSTGLQYGVPLEKFVEAFTFTRFEPAGLVQGNQSIKNATSILDYVFRELAVSYLGRHDLAHVEPSDIGFDALGKGVDDGSAPPPAPVPMPAAKVLSSGFVRRNLNTRNVVVMSNSAPASASPAHALQMRATESYGTSALAVAETRVAEVHVHEHHEEHAHVHAAPKVMEFDRRTEARMKGYEGDSCNECGNYTMVRNGTCLKCDTCGSTSGCS; encoded by the coding sequence ATGAAGATCGAGCGCCGCTACACTAAATCTGGTCAGGACGCCTATCACGGGCTGGATTTCCGAAAGGCGGTGAGCGAGATCAAAAACCCGGACGGTTCCATCGTGTTCCGTCTCGAGAATATCGAGGTCCCCTCCTCCTGGAGTCAGGTCGCGTCCGACATCCTGGCGCAGAAGTACTTCCGCAAAGCGGGCGTCCCCGTCGCCCTCAAGCGCGTCGAAGAGTCCACCGTTCCCTCGTGGCTCTGGCGCTCGGCCCCTGACGACGCGACGCTGAGCGCGCTTCCCGTCAAGGAACGCACCCGCGGCGAAGTCAGCTCCAAGGAAGTTTTCAACCGTCTTGCCGGCACCTGGACCTATTGGGGCTGGAAGGGCGGCTACTTCGACAGCGAAGAAGACGCCCGCGCGTTCTATGACGAGCTTTGCTTCATGCTCGCCACCCAGAAATGCGCCCCCAATTCCCCGCAGTGGTTCAATACCGGCCTGCACTGGGCCTACGGCATCGATGGCCCGGGCCAAGGCCACTACTATGTCGATTTCGAAACAGGCAAGCTCGTCAAGTCGAAGTCGGCCTATGAGCATCCGCAACCGCATGCCTGCTTCATCCAGTCGGTCGACGACGATCTCGTCAACGAAGGCGGCATCATGGACCTGTGGGTGCGCGAGGCGCGCCTGTTCAAATACGGCTCCGGCACCGGCTCCAACTTCTCGAAGCTGCGCGGCGAGAACGAGAAGCTCTCGGGCGGCGGTAAGTCCTCCGGCCTCATGAGTTTCCTCAAGATCGGCGACCGCGCCGCCGGCGCCATCAAGTCGGGCGGCACCACGCGCCGCGCCGCCAAGATGGTGGTGGTCGACATCGACCATCCGGATGTCGAGGACTATATCGAGTGGAAGGTGAAGGAAGAGCAGAAGGTGGCCGCCCTCGTCACCGGCTCCAAGGTTGTGCGCAAGGCGCTGAGCGCGATCATGAAGGCCTGCGTGAATTGCGAAGGTCCCGGCACCGACTGCTTTGAGATCGAGAAGAATCCCGCCCTCAAGCGCGCCGTCAAGGATGCGCGCCGCAACACCGTGCCCGACAACTACATCAAGCGGGTCATCCAGTTCGCGCGCCAGGGCTATACCGATCTCTCCTTCGACACCTATGACACCGACTGGGACGGCGAGGCCTATCGAACCGTCTCCGGACAGAATTCGAACAATTCGGTGCGCGTCACCGACGACTTCCTGAATGCCGTCGAGAGCGACCGCAATTGGGACCTGACCTCGCGCCTCACCGGCAAGACGATCAAGACGATCCCGGCGCGGGAGCTTTGGGACAAGATCGGCTACGCCGCCTGGGCGTCGGCTGATCCCGGCATCCAGTTCCACACCACCATCAATGACTGGCACACCTGCCCGGCCTCCGGCGAGATCCGCGCTTCCAATCCGTGCTCGGAATATATGTTCCTCGACGACACGGCCTGCAATCTCGCCTCGCTGAACCTCCTGCAGTTCCGCCAGGCGGAAGGCACGTTCGACGTCGCCTCTTTCGAGCATGGCGTGCGCCTGTGGACCATCGTCCTCGAAATCTCGGTGCTGATGGCGCAGTTCCCGTCCAAGGAGATCGCCAGGCTCTCCTACGAGTTCCGCACGCTGGGCCTCGGCTTCGCCAATATCGGCGGCCTGCTCATGACTTCCGGCATCCCCTATGACAGCCATGAAGGCCGCGCGATTTGCGGCGTCCTCTCGGCGATCATGACCGGTGTTTCCTACGCCACCTCGGCCGAAATGGCCAAGCAGCTCGGCCCCTTCCCCGGCTTCGACAAGAACCGCGACCACATGCTGCGCGTGATGCGCAACCACCGGCGCGCCGCCTATGGCGCCGCCGTCGGCTATGAGGGCGTCAAGACCGCACCGGTGCCGCTCGACGAGTTGAGCTGCCTCGACAAGACCCTCATCGCCCATGCGCGCGCCGCCTGGGACAAGGCCGTGACCCTCGGCGAGGCGCATGGCTATCGCAATGCCCAGTCGACCGTCATCGCGCCGACCGGCACGATCGGCCTGGTGATGGATTGCGACACCACCGGCATCGAGCCCGACTTCGCCCTGGTGAAGTTCAAGAAGCTCGCCGGCGGCGGCTACTTCAAGATCATCAACCAGGCAGTTCCGGAAGCCCTGCGCACGCTGGGCTATGGAGTCGAGGAGATCGAGAATATCGTTTCCTACGCGGTGGGCCACGGCTCGCTCGCCGACAGCGCGGCGCTCAATCACGCGGCGCTGAAGGCCAAGGGCTTCGGAGACGCTGAGATCGCCAAGATCGAGGCGGGCCTCGCTTCCGCCTTCGACATCAAGTTCGTGTTCAACAAGTTCACCCTCGGCGAGGCCTTCTGCAAGTCGGCGCTGAAGCTGACGGACGAGCAGCTCAACGATTTCAGCTTCGACCTTCTTTCCCATCTGGGCTTCTCCAAGGCCGATATCGAGCGCGCCAATATCCATGTCTGCGGCGCCATGACGCTCGAAGGGGCGCCGGGCCTGAAGAACGAGCACCTGCCGGTGTTCGACTGCGCCAATCCCTGCGGCCGGCTCGGCAAGCGCTATCTATCAGTCGACAGCCATATCCGCATGATGGCGGCGTCCCAGCCCTTCATCTCGGGCGCCATCTCCAAGACCATCAATATGCCGAACGATGCCTCGGTCGAGGAATGCAACGCGGCCTATCTCTTGTCCTGGAAGCTGGCGCTGAAGGCCAACGCCCTCTACCGCGACGGGTCCAAGCTCTCCCAGCCGCTTTCGGCGCAGCTCATCGAGGACGATGAGGCCGAGGAGGATCTGGCCGAGCAGCTCGCCGGCAAGACCCAGGTGCAGCGCGTCGAGACCATCGTCGAGAAGATCGTCGAGGTCATGGTCAAGCGCGACCGGGAAGTCATGCCGCAGCGCCGCAAGGGCTATACCCAGAAGGCGATTGTCGGCGGCCACAAGGTCTATCTGCATACCGGCGAATATGAAGACGGCCGGCTCGGCGAGATCTTCATCGACATGCACAAGGAAGGAACGGCCCTTCGTGCCATGATGAACAACTTCGCCATCGCGGTGTCGACGGGCCTCCAATATGGCGTGCCGCTCGAGAAGTTCGTGGAGGCCTTCACCTTCACGCGCTTCGAGCCGGCGGGCCTCGTTCAGGGCAACCAGTCGATCAAGAACGCCACGTCGATCCTCGACTATGTGTTCCGCGAACTGGCGGTCTCCTATCTCGGCCGCCACGACCTCGCCCATGTCGAGCCTTCCGATATCGGCTTCGACGCGCTCGGCAAGGGTGTCGACGATGGCAGCGCCCCGCCGCCGGCGCCGGTGCCCATGCCGGCCGCCAAGGTCCTGTCCTCTGGCTTCGTGCGCCGCAACCTCAACACGCGCAATGTCGTCGTGATGTCGAACAGCGCGCCGGCGAGCGCCTCTCCCGCCCACGCGCTGCAGATGCGAGCGACGGAGAGCTATGGCACGTCGGCGCTGGCCGTCGCCGAGACGCGCGTCGCCGAGGTCCATGTGCATGAGCATCACGAGGAGCATGCCCATGTCCACGCCGCGCCCAAGGTCATGGAATTCGACCGGCGCACCGAAGCCCGCATGAAGGGCTATGAAGGCGACAGCTGCAATGAATGCGGCAACTACACGATGGTGCGCAATGGCACCTGCCTCAAATGCGACACCTGCGGCTCGACGAGCGGCTGCTCATAA
- a CDS encoding ceramidase domain-containing protein has protein sequence MDWFAPIDSYCERLGPGLLAEPLNAASNAAFIIAAIWAARAAYRRGSEPVIWLLVALVFVIGLGSLAFHTFANGWSALADVLPITLFIYGYLAFALRRFLRFAWWKLALALGALFLITYAVESVLPPGFMNGSGAYLPALVASMLVSLQLLRQGHPALLNVGLASIILFLSLIFRTADIVLCSLVPIGTHFVWHILNGVVLALYLEAAIRYGQRKPS, from the coding sequence ATGGACTGGTTTGCGCCGATCGACTCCTACTGCGAACGCCTGGGGCCAGGACTTCTGGCCGAGCCGCTCAATGCGGCGAGCAACGCCGCCTTCATCATTGCCGCGATCTGGGCGGCTCGGGCGGCATACAGGCGCGGCAGTGAGCCGGTCATCTGGCTCCTCGTGGCCCTCGTATTCGTCATCGGTCTTGGCAGTCTTGCCTTCCACACTTTCGCCAATGGCTGGTCGGCCTTGGCCGATGTCCTGCCGATCACGCTGTTCATCTATGGCTATCTGGCATTCGCGCTGCGCCGCTTCCTGAGGTTCGCCTGGTGGAAGCTCGCGCTCGCGCTAGGCGCTCTGTTCCTCATCACCTACGCCGTCGAAAGCGTCTTGCCGCCCGGCTTCATGAACGGCTCCGGAGCCTACTTGCCGGCGCTGGTGGCGAGCATGCTCGTCTCTCTTCAGCTGCTCCGGCAAGGACACCCGGCGCTGCTCAATGTGGGCCTCGCCTCGATCATCCTGTTCCTGTCGCTGATCTTTCGCACTGCCGACATCGTGCTCTGCTCACTCGTGCCGATCGGCACGCATTTCGTCTGGCACATACTGAACGGCGTCGTCTTGGCGCTCTATCTCGAGGCGGCGATCCGCTACGGTCAGCGCAAACCGTCCTGA
- a CDS encoding L,D-transpeptidase: MRRFWIGAAAVLAVAGLVVGQAQASTPNVKSNVSVADEKPAPKKKKIVEKKKPEVKKERRMSTRRDCGSFFECLFNGKRSSRSSFGMSDRTTRSTVAFADAQYKPGSIIVRTPERALYYVLPGGKALRYKVGVGKEGFQWSGNSKIGMKKEWPDWRPPATMIAREAAKGNNIPAYMEGGPNNPLGARAMYISGTLFRIHGTNNSASIGGAVSSGCIRMMNSDVIDLYERVAVGSRVYVYQ, translated from the coding sequence ATGCGGAGATTCTGGATCGGCGCCGCGGCTGTCCTGGCCGTGGCGGGGCTTGTGGTCGGGCAGGCACAGGCCTCGACGCCGAATGTGAAGTCCAATGTCTCGGTGGCCGACGAAAAGCCGGCACCGAAGAAAAAGAAGATCGTCGAGAAAAAGAAACCCGAGGTGAAAAAGGAACGCCGCATGTCGACGCGGCGCGATTGCGGAAGCTTTTTCGAGTGTCTTTTCAACGGGAAGCGGAGCAGCCGCAGCTCATTCGGGATGAGCGACCGCACGACGCGGTCGACCGTCGCCTTCGCCGACGCGCAATACAAGCCGGGCTCGATCATTGTGCGTACTCCCGAGCGCGCACTTTATTATGTGCTGCCCGGCGGCAAGGCGCTTCGCTACAAAGTCGGCGTCGGCAAGGAGGGCTTCCAGTGGAGCGGCAATTCCAAGATCGGCATGAAAAAGGAATGGCCGGATTGGCGCCCGCCCGCCACGATGATCGCGCGCGAGGCCGCCAAAGGGAACAACATTCCTGCGTACATGGAAGGTGGTCCTAACAATCCGCTTGGCGCCCGCGCCATGTACATCTCCGGCACGTTGTTCCGTATCCATGGCACCAACAATTCCGCCTCGATCGGCGGCGCGGTGTCCTCCGGCTGCATTCGCATGATGAACTCCGACGTGATCGACCTCTATGAGCGGGTCGCGGTCGGTTCGCGGGTCTATGTCTATCAATAG
- a CDS encoding DHA2 family efflux MFS transporter permease subunit: MTQLSADSPKADAASWAGFAAMCVGMFMAILDIQVVVTSLAVIEEALAIGADRMSWIQTAYLIAEIIAIPLTGLFIRGLGLKRTFIIALSVFTVASIACAFSFDFTSLIAARVVQGFAGGVLIPLVFAAVFLLFPKSSEVLATTIAGIVAVLAPTLGPIVGGWITETTSWHWLFLINVLPGLLALAIAAKSFAPEAYDITHFKKLDWVSLLCLALALAAFEIALKQAPDDGWISGTVLGLLATTVILATAFIQRTLAHDNRIVDIALLRQRNFAAGCVLSFALGAALFGMVYLMPVFLSFVRGHGPLRIGEIMLVTGAAQLLMAPVAVQLEKRVDARILTVAGFLVFAFGLALSMQQTGDTDFNEMFWPQVIRGASIMLCLLAPTHIALSQLAPKDIGDGSSLFNMMRNLGGAIGISLIDTVMFTRGPQHADMLTEKIKAGDPATLELFGLTPADIEGGLDSMRLMDLMPDLQKQSLVMAINDAWMLLALITLAGLMALIFVRRVEKDAHRSPLAH; encoded by the coding sequence ATGACGCAGCTCTCCGCCGACAGCCCTAAAGCCGACGCCGCCAGTTGGGCCGGATTCGCCGCGATGTGCGTCGGCATGTTCATGGCGATCCTCGACATACAGGTCGTGGTGACGTCTCTTGCGGTCATCGAGGAGGCGCTCGCGATCGGCGCCGACCGCATGAGCTGGATCCAGACGGCCTATCTGATCGCCGAGATCATCGCCATCCCGCTCACCGGGCTGTTCATCCGGGGGCTCGGGCTCAAGCGCACCTTCATCATCGCGCTCAGCGTCTTCACGGTCGCGTCCATCGCCTGCGCCTTCAGCTTCGATTTCACCTCCCTCATCGCCGCGCGCGTCGTACAGGGATTTGCCGGCGGCGTGCTCATCCCTCTGGTTTTCGCCGCCGTTTTCCTGCTGTTTCCGAAATCAAGCGAAGTGCTTGCGACCACCATCGCCGGCATTGTCGCGGTGCTGGCGCCGACGCTCGGGCCCATTGTCGGCGGCTGGATTACCGAGACCACATCCTGGCACTGGCTCTTCCTTATCAACGTCCTGCCGGGCCTCCTCGCGCTGGCCATAGCCGCGAAGAGCTTCGCGCCCGAAGCCTACGACATCACCCATTTCAAGAAACTCGACTGGGTGTCCCTGCTGTGCCTGGCCTTGGCGCTTGCCGCCTTCGAGATAGCGCTCAAGCAGGCGCCCGATGACGGCTGGATATCAGGCACGGTGCTCGGCCTTCTCGCGACGACCGTCATCCTGGCGACCGCTTTCATTCAGCGTACCCTCGCCCACGACAACCGAATCGTCGACATCGCGCTTTTGCGCCAGCGCAATTTCGCCGCCGGTTGCGTGCTGAGCTTTGCGCTTGGTGCCGCCCTCTTCGGCATGGTCTATCTGATGCCGGTCTTCCTGTCTTTCGTGCGCGGACACGGCCCGTTGCGGATCGGCGAGATCATGCTGGTGACGGGGGCCGCTCAGCTCCTGATGGCTCCCGTCGCGGTGCAGCTCGAAAAGCGTGTCGATGCGCGGATTCTCACCGTCGCGGGATTCCTCGTCTTCGCCTTCGGCCTCGCCTTGAGCATGCAGCAGACAGGCGACACAGATTTCAATGAGATGTTCTGGCCGCAGGTCATCCGCGGCGCATCCATCATGCTGTGCCTGCTCGCGCCCACCCATATCGCGCTGTCCCAGCTCGCGCCCAAGGATATCGGCGACGGCAGCAGCCTCTTCAACATGATGCGCAATCTGGGCGGCGCCATCGGCATATCGCTGATCGACACGGTGATGTTCACGCGCGGCCCTCAGCACGCCGACATGCTGACCGAGAAAATCAAGGCGGGCGACCCGGCGACGCTCGAGCTCTTCGGGCTGACGCCCGCCGATATCGAAGGCGGGCTCGATTCGATGCGGCTCATGGATCTGATGCCCGATCTCCAGAAACAGTCGCTGGTCATGGCGATCAACGACGCCTGGATGCTGCTGGCGCTGATCACGCTGGCAGGGCTCATGGCCCTGATATTCGTGCGGCGGGTGGAGAAGGACGCGCACCGCTCCCCTCTCGCGCACTGA